Proteins from one Streptosporangium becharense genomic window:
- a CDS encoding protein-tyrosine phosphatase family protein, which translates to MRTLELPAGGMVLARGLRRGTPAPDPPPQFGLYLLGHPPERPGLYGRYLVGLRPWTPPWPYERVDWPDFSAPRRPGEATDQLRATLARIERGERVEIACGGGRGRTGTALAALAVLQGMSPAQAVGWVRAAYAAGAVESRAQHRFLHRIAEAGQAP; encoded by the coding sequence GTGAGAACACTTGAGCTACCGGCCGGAGGCATGGTGCTGGCCCGGGGGTTACGACGCGGCACTCCGGCACCGGACCCGCCCCCGCAGTTCGGGCTGTACCTTCTGGGACACCCTCCTGAGCGGCCCGGCCTCTACGGCCGCTACCTGGTCGGGCTGCGGCCGTGGACGCCGCCCTGGCCGTACGAGCGCGTCGACTGGCCGGACTTCTCGGCCCCGCGCCGGCCCGGGGAGGCGACGGACCAGCTACGCGCGACCCTCGCGCGGATCGAGCGTGGCGAGCGCGTCGAGATCGCCTGCGGTGGTGGCCGCGGACGCACCGGAACCGCCCTGGCCGCCCTCGCCGTCCTCCAGGGGATGTCCCCGGCGCAGGCCGTCGGCTGGGTGCGGGCCGCCTACGCCGCCGGAGCGGTCGAGTCGCGGGCTCAGCACCGTTTCCTCCACCGGATCGCCGAGGCCGGGCAGGCCCCGTAG
- a CDS encoding helix-turn-helix transcriptional regulator produces MDRGELAAFLRSRRERITPADVGLPAGPRRRTPGLRREEVAQLAFVSTEYYTRLEQARGPRPSREVLAGLARALRLSDAESDHLHHLAGTPPGLPTGPSRQVRPSILDLLRRLPQAAAIALSATYEIIAWNDLAAALMEDFSALPWRDRNVLRRAFLEPYPQGRRLYGLSDADGFARVSVQHLRAVAARYPGDPEVAGLVDELVTGSEEFARLWASHEVGARPDLRKTFRHPLVGPITVNCDVLDIADRDQRVVIYTADPGSSSEEALRLLSVIGTQRLDVPG; encoded by the coding sequence GTGGACAGAGGAGAACTGGCGGCCTTCCTGCGCAGCAGACGCGAGCGGATCACCCCCGCCGACGTGGGGCTGCCCGCCGGCCCGCGCCGCCGCACCCCGGGGCTGCGCCGTGAGGAGGTGGCTCAGCTGGCGTTCGTCTCGACCGAGTACTACACGCGGCTGGAGCAGGCCCGTGGCCCGCGGCCGTCGCGCGAGGTGCTGGCAGGGCTGGCCCGTGCCCTCCGCCTGTCGGACGCCGAAAGCGACCACCTCCACCACCTCGCCGGCACCCCGCCGGGCCTGCCAACCGGCCCCTCGCGCCAGGTGCGGCCGAGCATCCTGGACCTGCTGCGCCGGCTGCCGCAGGCCGCCGCGATCGCGCTGTCGGCGACCTACGAGATCATCGCCTGGAACGACCTGGCAGCCGCCCTCATGGAGGACTTCTCCGCCCTGCCGTGGCGCGACCGCAACGTGCTGCGCCGCGCCTTCCTCGAGCCGTACCCGCAGGGGCGGCGGCTGTACGGCCTCTCGGACGCCGACGGGTTCGCCCGCGTCTCGGTCCAGCACCTGCGCGCCGTCGCCGCGCGTTACCCCGGGGATCCCGAGGTGGCGGGACTGGTGGACGAACTGGTGACGGGCAGCGAGGAGTTCGCCCGGTTGTGGGCGTCCCACGAGGTGGGGGCCCGGCCCGACCTGCGCAAGACCTTCCGGCACCCGCTGGTCGGGCCGATCACCGTCAACTGCGACGTGCTGGACATCGCCGACCGGGACCAGCGGGTCGTGATCTACACCGCCGATCCCGGCTCCTCCTCCGAGGAGGCACTGCGGCTGCTGTCGGTCATCGGCACCCAGCGCCTCGACGTGCCCGGCTGA
- a CDS encoding SDR family NAD(P)-dependent oxidoreductase, giving the protein MNTTPTTDVSAPAAPLVPGLLAGKVTLVIGAGRGIGAAAARLFAREGARVMLAARTEAQLKEVTEEIRASGGTAEHVVCDLADAAGVRAAVEHAVDRYGRLDAAFNNGAVAAPPGPMDQVREADFDRLYAVNLRGPWLAMVAEVAAIRATAGRGAIVNTSSVGGFAGNPVLPAYGALKRALNSLTESAAVTYGPEGIRVNAIAPGTTLTEMVHRWEEVSPGVVDQLNARTPLRRAADPGEIAEAAAWLLSDRSSYVTGAVLPVDGGMGV; this is encoded by the coding sequence ATGAACACCACACCGACCACCGATGTCTCCGCCCCCGCGGCCCCGCTCGTCCCGGGCCTGCTGGCCGGCAAGGTCACCCTCGTCATCGGCGCCGGGCGCGGCATCGGTGCCGCCGCGGCGCGGCTGTTCGCCCGCGAGGGCGCCCGGGTGATGCTCGCGGCCCGTACCGAAGCCCAGCTGAAGGAGGTGACCGAGGAGATCCGGGCCTCGGGCGGCACCGCGGAGCACGTGGTGTGCGACCTGGCGGACGCGGCCGGCGTCCGTGCCGCCGTCGAGCACGCCGTGGATCGGTACGGCCGCCTGGACGCCGCCTTCAACAACGGCGCCGTGGCCGCGCCGCCCGGCCCGATGGACCAGGTGCGCGAGGCCGACTTCGACCGTCTGTACGCGGTGAATCTCAGAGGCCCGTGGCTGGCCATGGTCGCCGAAGTCGCCGCCATCCGCGCCACCGCCGGCCGTGGCGCCATCGTCAACACCTCCAGTGTCGGCGGCTTCGCGGGTAACCCTGTCCTGCCTGCCTACGGCGCGCTGAAGCGGGCCCTCAACAGCCTCACCGAGTCGGCCGCCGTCACCTACGGCCCGGAGGGCATCCGGGTCAACGCCATCGCCCCCGGCACCACGCTGACCGAGATGGTGCACCGGTGGGAGGAGGTCTCGCCCGGCGTCGTCGACCAGCTCAACGCACGAACCCCGCTGCGTCGCGCGGCCGACCCCGGCGAGATCGCCGAGGCCGCCGCCTGGCTGCTCAGCGACCGCTCCTCCTATGTGACCGGCGCGGTCCTGCCGGTCGACGGCGGCATGGGGGTCTGA
- a CDS encoding FAD-dependent monooxygenase, with amino-acid sequence MKIAIVGGGLGGLTAALLLRQAGVDAVVYEQTAELREVGAGIVVGPNMARPLARAGLGEELASFAVPLDAAWEFRRWEDGRVLFSQPMGEECRRLYGIDCYVAHRADMLAMLLRALPAEAVRTDRRLETLHQDGEQVELVFTDSRGEKTTATADAVIGADGIHSTVRPLLVEEEKPRFSGLCAYRLLVDAEQAPELVLRRVQTLWLGPGRHFVHYPIRDKKLVNIVATVPAGDWRIESWTAEGRIEDLAREFETWDPRVRELIASADSTKRWALYDRSPLPRWTDGRVTLLGDAAHSMVPYFGQGAAQAVEDAAVLAGCLREATRDTVGAALLRYEEIRRPRATQVQLMSRGREVQNHLPDGPEQVERDAALIDGDPLRQNAWLYGYDTEEALAG; translated from the coding sequence GTGAAGATCGCCATCGTCGGAGGGGGCCTCGGCGGGCTGACCGCCGCGCTGCTGCTGCGGCAGGCCGGCGTCGACGCCGTCGTCTACGAGCAGACCGCCGAACTCCGCGAGGTAGGGGCGGGCATCGTGGTGGGCCCCAACATGGCCCGGCCGCTCGCGCGGGCCGGGCTCGGCGAGGAGCTGGCCTCTTTCGCCGTGCCGCTGGACGCCGCCTGGGAGTTCCGGCGCTGGGAGGACGGCCGGGTGCTGTTCTCCCAGCCGATGGGCGAGGAGTGCCGGCGGCTGTACGGCATCGACTGCTACGTCGCGCACCGCGCCGACATGCTCGCCATGCTGCTGCGGGCACTGCCCGCCGAGGCGGTCCGCACCGACCGGCGCCTGGAGACGCTGCACCAGGACGGTGAGCAGGTCGAGCTGGTCTTCACCGACAGCCGGGGCGAGAAGACGACGGCGACCGCCGACGCGGTGATCGGCGCGGACGGCATCCACTCGACCGTGCGTCCCCTCCTCGTCGAGGAGGAGAAGCCGCGTTTCTCCGGGCTGTGCGCCTACCGGCTCCTGGTCGACGCCGAGCAGGCGCCCGAGCTGGTGCTGCGCCGGGTGCAGACGCTCTGGCTGGGACCCGGCCGCCACTTCGTGCACTACCCCATCCGGGACAAGAAGCTGGTCAACATCGTCGCGACCGTGCCCGCCGGCGACTGGCGGATCGAGTCGTGGACGGCGGAAGGGCGGATCGAGGACCTGGCGCGCGAGTTCGAGACCTGGGACCCGCGGGTGCGCGAGCTCATCGCCTCGGCCGACAGCACCAAGCGCTGGGCCCTGTACGACCGCAGCCCGCTGCCGCGCTGGACCGACGGGCGGGTGACCCTGCTGGGTGACGCCGCGCACTCGATGGTGCCCTACTTCGGTCAGGGTGCCGCCCAGGCGGTCGAGGACGCGGCGGTCCTGGCCGGTTGCCTGCGTGAGGCCACGCGGGACACGGTGGGTGCGGCGCTGTTGCGTTATGAGGAGATCCGCAGGCCCCGGGCCACCCAGGTGCAGCTGATGAGCCGCGGCCGGGAGGTGCAGAACCACCTGCCCGACGGCCCCGAGCAGGTGGAGCGGGACGCGGCCCTCATCGACGGCGACCCGCTCAGGCAGAACGCCTGGCTCTACGGCTACGACACCGAGGAGGCTCTGGCCGGTTGA